In one Magallana gigas chromosome 7, xbMagGiga1.1, whole genome shotgun sequence genomic region, the following are encoded:
- the LOC136269954 gene encoding uncharacterized protein — MKRDYDIKATTRPFEEGDVVYVLDTATVKGKCCKRRLSWKGPGIIVKKLTPHLYQVKTKSAVMVANHDRLKKCVDRDIPPWLIRFRENFENSESAKQETGSVLASSPPAGAAGACKLPESPSGSSHAEVGPQNTLLLPEGLLTVLPSPPRHQGRPMAWQACPLRGHHCGTNAALGCLPSRPAETEETRWLAPTAGGDDCHSLPAPFPIVPRGRTS; from the coding sequence ATGAAAAGAGATTATGACATCAAGGCCACTACCCGCCCCTTTGAGGAAGGAGATGTTGTGTATGTGCTGGACACTGCGACGGTGAAGGGGAAGTGTTGCAAGCGTAGGCTGTCCTGGAAGGGCCCAGGTATCATAGTCAAAAAGCTGACCCCCCACCTGTACCAAGTAAAGACCAAGTCGGCAGTCATGGTGGCAAATCACGACCGCTTGAAGAAGTGTGTTGACAGGGACATCCCCCCATGGCTCATTCGGTTTAGGGAGAACTTTGAGAACTCTGAGAGTGCCAAGCAGGAGACCGGGAGCGTCTTGGCTTCCAGCCCCCCTGCAGGGGCAGCGGGTGCCTGCAAGCTTCCCGAATCCCCCTCAGGCAGCAGCCACGCCGAGGTCGGCCCCCAAAACACTCTCCTGCTGCCAGAGGGCCTCCTGACAGTTCTCCCAAGCCCCCCCAGACATCAGGGGCGTCCCATGGCATGGCAGGCGTGCCCCCTAAGGGGCCACCATTGTGGCACGAATGCAGCGCTGGGGTGCCTACCGAGCAGGCCGGCGGAGACAGAGGAGACCCGATGGCTGGCCCCCACAGCTGGAGGAGACGATTGCCACTCTCTTCCTGCCCCTTTCCCAATTGTGCCGAGAGGACGAACAAGTTGA